The following coding sequences lie in one Danio rerio strain Tuebingen ecotype United States chromosome 3, GRCz12tu, whole genome shotgun sequence genomic window:
- the nsmce1 gene encoding non-structural maintenance of chromosomes element 1 homolog isoform X3, producing the protein MSRQMGDGHRLFLQNMMTNGIVSAAQAGMLHKKCCELHGGQEKIDDFINVVNTHLQPLFMHIRKGMSEEDGQEHFVLMDLIVESDSGSASSTAILNSADKLISKKLKKKEAELVLNKFVQDKWLKEQDGEYTLSVRCIVEMEPYMRTIYQDMIKVCYVCHNIALQCQVCENPSCEIKVHLPCVARYFRARSDPHCPACNDFWPHEIPAPKTVEEFSYSGIRCVR; encoded by the exons ATGTCTAGACAGATGGGTGACGGACATAGGCTGTTCCTGCAGAACATGATGACCAACGGCATCGTCAGTGCAGCTCAGGCTGGAATGCTCCACAAGAAGTGCTGCGAGCTCCATGGAG GGCAAGAAAAAATTGATGATTTCATCAATGTTGTCAACACTCACCTTCAGCCCCTCTTTATGCATATTCGTAAAGGGATGTCGGAGGAGGATGGCCAGGaacattttgttttg ATGGATCTGATTGTGGAGTCTGATTCCGGTTCTGCCTCATCCACAGCAATTCTAAATTCTGCTGACAAGCTGATCTCAAAGAAATTAAAGAAGAAAGAAGCAGAGCTAGTCTTAAATAAATTTGTACAAGACAAATGGTTAAAAGAG CAAGATGGTGAGTACACTCTAAGTGTTCGCTGCATTGTGGAAATGGAGCCATATATGCGCACAATTTACCAGGACATGATCAAAGTGTGCTACGTGTGCCACAACATCGCCCTACAG TGCCAGGTATGTGAAAATCCATCATGTGAAATCAAGGTGCACCTTCCCTGTGTCGCTCGATATTTCAGAGCACGCAGTGATCCTCATTGCCCTGCATGCAATGATTTCTGGCCTCATGAGATTCCAG CGCCAAAAACTGTGGAGGAATTTTCCTATTCAGGAATAAGGTGTGTGAGGTGA
- the nsmce1 gene encoding non-structural maintenance of chromosomes element 1 homolog isoform X2 translates to MSRQMGDGHRLFLQNMMTNGIVSAAQAGMLHKKCCELHGGQEKIDDFINVVNTHLQPLFMHIRKGMSEEDGQEHFVLVNMAETDITRMAADYAENELELFRKIMDLIVESDSGSASSTAILNSADKLISKKLKKKEAELVLNKFVQDKWLKEQDGEYTLSVRCIVEMEPYMRTIYQDMIKVCYVCHNIALQCQVCENPSCEIKVHLPCVARYFRARSDPHCPACNDFWPHEIPAPKTVEEFSYSGIRCVR, encoded by the exons ATGTCTAGACAGATGGGTGACGGACATAGGCTGTTCCTGCAGAACATGATGACCAACGGCATCGTCAGTGCAGCTCAGGCTGGAATGCTCCACAAGAAGTGCTGCGAGCTCCATGGAG GGCAAGAAAAAATTGATGATTTCATCAATGTTGTCAACACTCACCTTCAGCCCCTCTTTATGCATATTCGTAAAGGGATGTCGGAGGAGGATGGCCAGGaacattttgttttg GTAAATATGGCAGAGACCGACATTACACGAATGGCTGCTGATTATGCGGAGAACGAGTTGGAGTTGTTCAGAAAAATA ATGGATCTGATTGTGGAGTCTGATTCCGGTTCTGCCTCATCCACAGCAATTCTAAATTCTGCTGACAAGCTGATCTCAAAGAAATTAAAGAAGAAAGAAGCAGAGCTAGTCTTAAATAAATTTGTACAAGACAAATGGTTAAAAGAG CAAGATGGTGAGTACACTCTAAGTGTTCGCTGCATTGTGGAAATGGAGCCATATATGCGCACAATTTACCAGGACATGATCAAAGTGTGCTACGTGTGCCACAACATCGCCCTACAG TGCCAGGTATGTGAAAATCCATCATGTGAAATCAAGGTGCACCTTCCCTGTGTCGCTCGATATTTCAGAGCACGCAGTGATCCTCATTGCCCTGCATGCAATGATTTCTGGCCTCATGAGATTCCAG CGCCAAAAACTGTGGAGGAATTTTCCTATTCAGGAATAAGGTGTGTGAGGTGA
- the nsmce1 gene encoding non-structural maintenance of chromosomes element 1 homolog isoform X1: MSRQMGDGHRLFLQNMMTNGIVSAAQAGMLHKKCCELHGGQEKIDDFINVVNTHLQPLFMHIRKGMSEEDGQEHFVLVNMAETDITRMAADYAENELELFRKIMDLIVESDSGSASSTAILNSADKLISKKLKKKEAELVLNKFVQDKWLKEQDGEYTLSVRCIVEMEPYMRTIYQDMIKVCYVCHNIALQCQVCENPSCEIKVHLPCVARYFRARSDPHCPACNDFWPHEIPEMQAPQSQSSQNLPSSSKENTAPTQTRRSRRV, translated from the exons ATGTCTAGACAGATGGGTGACGGACATAGGCTGTTCCTGCAGAACATGATGACCAACGGCATCGTCAGTGCAGCTCAGGCTGGAATGCTCCACAAGAAGTGCTGCGAGCTCCATGGAG GGCAAGAAAAAATTGATGATTTCATCAATGTTGTCAACACTCACCTTCAGCCCCTCTTTATGCATATTCGTAAAGGGATGTCGGAGGAGGATGGCCAGGaacattttgttttg GTAAATATGGCAGAGACCGACATTACACGAATGGCTGCTGATTATGCGGAGAACGAGTTGGAGTTGTTCAGAAAAATA ATGGATCTGATTGTGGAGTCTGATTCCGGTTCTGCCTCATCCACAGCAATTCTAAATTCTGCTGACAAGCTGATCTCAAAGAAATTAAAGAAGAAAGAAGCAGAGCTAGTCTTAAATAAATTTGTACAAGACAAATGGTTAAAAGAG CAAGATGGTGAGTACACTCTAAGTGTTCGCTGCATTGTGGAAATGGAGCCATATATGCGCACAATTTACCAGGACATGATCAAAGTGTGCTACGTGTGCCACAACATCGCCCTACAG TGCCAGGTATGTGAAAATCCATCATGTGAAATCAAGGTGCACCTTCCCTGTGTCGCTCGATATTTCAGAGCACGCAGTGATCCTCATTGCCCTGCATGCAATGATTTCTGGCCTCATGAGATTCCAG AAATGCAGGCCCCACAGTCACAGAGTTCACAAAACCTGCCTTCCTCATCCAAAGAGAACACTGCGCCCACACAGACACGCCGGTCAAGACGAGTGTAG
- the nsmce1 gene encoding non-structural maintenance of chromosomes element 1 homolog (The RefSeq protein has 1 substitution compared to this genomic sequence), with protein sequence MSRQMGDGHRLFLQNMMTNGIVSAAQAGMLHKKCCELHGGQEKIDDFINVVNTHLQPLFMHIRKGMSEEDGQEHFVLMDLIVESDSGSASSTAILNSADKLISKKLKKKEAELVLNKFVQDKWLKEQDGEYTLSVRCIVEMEPYMRTIYQDMIKVCYVCHNIALQCQVCENPSCEIKVHLPCVARYFRARSDPHCPACNDFWPHEIPEMQAAQSQSSQNLPSSSKENTAPTQTRRSRRV encoded by the exons ATGTCTAGACAGATGGGTGACGGACATAGGCTGTTCCTGCAGAACATGATGACCAACGGCATCGTCAGTGCAGCTCAGGCTGGAATGCTCCACAAGAAGTGCTGCGAGCTCCATGGAG GGCAAGAAAAAATTGATGATTTCATCAATGTTGTCAACACTCACCTTCAGCCCCTCTTTATGCATATTCGTAAAGGGATGTCGGAGGAGGATGGCCAGGaacattttgttttg ATGGATCTGATTGTGGAGTCTGATTCCGGTTCTGCCTCATCCACAGCAATTCTAAATTCTGCTGACAAGCTGATCTCAAAGAAATTAAAGAAGAAAGAAGCAGAGCTAGTCTTAAATAAATTTGTACAAGACAAATGGTTAAAAGAG CAAGATGGTGAGTACACTCTAAGTGTTCGCTGCATTGTGGAAATGGAGCCATATATGCGCACAATTTACCAGGACATGATCAAAGTGTGCTACGTGTGCCACAACATCGCCCTACAG TGCCAGGTATGTGAAAATCCATCATGTGAAATCAAGGTGCACCTTCCCTGTGTCGCTCGATATTTCAGAGCACGCAGTGATCCTCATTGCCCTGCATGCAATGATTTCTGGCCTCATGAGATTCCAG AAATGCAGGCCCCACAGTCACAGAGTTCACAAAACCTGCCTTCCTCATCCAAAGAGAACACTGCGCCCACACAGACACGCCGGTCAAGACGAGTGTAG